Part of the Terriglobia bacterium genome, ATCCGCGGACGACCGGAGGACCGCGCAACGCGAAGGGAGGATGCGGCATGCCCACCTACGTGCTCATGACGACCCTGTCCCCCGAGGTGACCCGGAACATCAGGAACCGGGAGGAGATCGGCAAGGAGTGGAAGCAGCGGATCGCGAACCAGATTCCCTCGGTGAAGTGGATCGCCCACTATGCCCTCCTCGGCCCCTACGATTGCCTCGACATCTACGAGGCGCCGGACGAGGAGGCCGCGGCGAAGGTCTCGATGATCTCGCTGGCGCTCGGAGCGCTCCGAGCCGAGTCGTGGACGGCAATCCCCTACTCGCGATTCCTCGAGCTGTCCAAGCAGGTCTAGCGGCGCGTGCCGCGGTGCGCGCCCCGGGTTAGACTAGGCTCATGGTCGAGGGCATTGCTCCTGGATTCCTGATCGCGGTCCCGCAGCTCCTGGACCCGAACTTCCGCCAGAGCGTCGTGCTCCTCCTGCGGCAGGACGGCGAGGGCGCGCTCGGCATCGTCGTGAACCGCGAGACGTCGCTCTTGCTTCGGGACCTCTGCCGGGATCACGAGATCCCGTACGCCGGGAACCCGGACAAGCACGTCCGGCTGGGTGGGCCGGTGCAGCCGGAGCAGGGGTTCGTCCTCTACGGGCCCGAGCACGGCGACCCGGAAGGGCGCGAGGTGCAGTCCGGCTTGTACT contains:
- a CDS encoding GYD domain-containing protein; the protein is MPTYVLMTTLSPEVTRNIRNREEIGKEWKQRIANQIPSVKWIAHYALLGPYDCLDIYEAPDEEAAAKVSMISLALGALRAESWTAIPYSRFLELSKQV
- a CDS encoding YqgE/AlgH family protein, producing MVEGIAPGFLIAVPQLLDPNFRQSVVLLLRQDGEGALGIVVNRETSLLLRDLCRDHEIPYAGNPDKHVRLGGPVQPEQGFVLYGPEHGDPEGREVQSGLYFSTSTGTLSRLCSLASGRFHCYSGYSGWGPGQLERELAEGAWILSPSDPARVLDQPPADMWRGALASLGIDPAAIVPSGGES